In Magnolia sinica isolate HGM2019 chromosome 12, MsV1, whole genome shotgun sequence, a single genomic region encodes these proteins:
- the LOC131220215 gene encoding protein FAR1-RELATED SEQUENCE 5-like: MGETYTRRIFYKFQNELFEGLDYVAEGERENDDIYVYNVFKVASLEENDCDRVVRYEVSKKHADCSCLKFQFEGILCRHILCVLRHVRIPILPEYYILKRWTRYARVGSIHDNDEVAIKPDCDDSTSLRHSDLSQICRLLVDEGSSSKQGYLLAKERLYDILRDVRSIESEPCAEIIRKPARKPTRKQKMKINDPKPTKTKGTRKRMISEREKGFKKKKDQRRCNGCGKRGKKHDKRNCPALYDTRTSVIEHGAQGFDREVS, encoded by the exons ATGGGCGAGACATACACGAGGAGGATATTTTATAAATTTCAGAATGAATTATTTGAAGGATTGGATTATGTTGCAGAAGGTGAAAGGGAAAATGATGATATTTATGTCTATAACGTATTCAAAGTTGCAAGCTTGGAAGAAAACGACTGCGACCGAGTGGTTAGATATGAAGTGAGTAAAAAACATGCTGATTGTAGTTGTCTCAAATTTCAGTTCGAAGGTATACTGTGTAGACATATATTATGTGTACTTCGACATGTTCGTATACCTATATTGCCAGAGTATTACATTTTGAAGAGATGGACACGGTATGCAAGAGTAGGTTCTATTCACGACAACGACGAGGTAGCAATCAAGCCAGATTGTGATGATTCCACCTCACTACGTCATAGTGATTTATCTCAGATTTGCCGATTACTTGTCGATGAAGGGTCTTCCTCAAAACAAGGGTATCTCTTGGCTAAGGAAAGGTTGTATGACATTTTAAGGGATGTTCGAAGTATAGAGTCGGAACCATGTGCTGAAATTATAAGAAAACCAGCAAGGAAGCCAACTAGAAAGCAGAAAATGAAAATCAATGATCCAAAACCTACCAAAACGAAAGGAACCAGAAAGAGAATGATATCCGAGAGGGAAAAgggttttaaaaagaaaaaggatcaaAGAAGATGCAATGGTTGTGGTAAGCGTGGAAAGAAGCATGACAAAAGAAATTGTCCAGCATTATATGATACACGTACTTCTGTTATAGAGCATGGAGCACAAG GTTTCGATCGAGAAGTTTCTTAG
- the LOC131220216 gene encoding protein FAR-RED IMPAIRED RESPONSE 1-like — MQGKSPKAIITDQDPAMTKAISIVFPNTFHQYCIWHIMQKVPEKLGAIAHRDEFIRSFNDCVWNSQTSEDFEDSWEKLMIENGLEDNVWLNSIYAVRHKWIPAYVRHVFFTGMSSSQHSESMNAFFRSYISKRNSFIDFIVRFDRALARQRHNELAADHETICHVK, encoded by the coding sequence ATGCAAGGAAAGTCACCTAAAGCCATAATAACAGATCAAGATCCAGCAATGACAAAGGCCATTTCTATTGTATTTCCAAATACATTCCATCAGTATTGTATTTGGCATATAATGCAGAAGGTACCTGAGAAATTAGGAGCCATCGCACATAGGGATGAATTTATTCGATCATTCAACGATTGTGTATGGAATTCGCAAACGTCTGAGGATTTCGAAGATTCATGGGAAAAATTGATGATAGAGAATGGTTTGGAAGATAATGTATGGTTGAACTCTATATATGCAGTCCGTCATAAATGGATACCCGCGTATGTACGGCATGTATTTTTCACGGGTATGTCAAGTAGCCAGCACAGTGAAAGTATGAATGCATTCTTTCGTAGTTATATCTCGAAACGTAATTCATTTATAGATTTCATTGTTCGGTTTGATAGGGCACTTGCTCGCCAAAGGCATAACGAGCTTGCTGCAGATCATGAAACAATATGCCATGTGAAATAG